One Euphorbia lathyris chromosome 1, ddEupLath1.1, whole genome shotgun sequence DNA segment encodes these proteins:
- the LOC136210950 gene encoding N6-adenosine-methyltransferase MT-A70-like, translating into MEIQSDGINNNDDETSLATIKRLRSQLESRIETQHTAQLDLLASLQSIVPNIVSSLDLSLQIVSSFNQKPFTPTPPLPAPTKKTIEIPNPVKTSSSSGANAKPSISKVEDAKSAKSNENDKFSVDDSGSPLSVVRVMVAECLLQRVPFDPIDSSTVLRKLENDQNSTAAEKAALREVGGESGAILAVEMALRSMAEENRGIELEEFVVSGKSRVMVLNIDRNRLVRELPESAKLESLSSSDLNPNQSQSNSGNNVDLNNNGGFGMGGPVMHRPMPGDMWMGGSGGGDMWNGPPRGGMGPRGMMLGPRGMMQRPPLGPNNVPLSMQQHQKPRTEEDDLKDLEALLNKKSFMEIQKSKTGEELLDLIHRPTAKETAVAAKFKTKGGSQLKEYCTALTKEDCRRQSGSFIACEKVHFRRIIAPHTDVSQGDCSFLDTCRHMKTCKYVHYELDPIPDVPPMMMGGVLAPSKPYKPMRAEYCSEVELGEPQFINCDIRNFKMEILGQFGVIMADPPWDIHMELPYGTMADDEMRNLNVPVLQTDGLIFLWVTGRAMELGRECLELWGYKRVEEIIWVKTNQLQRIIRTGRTGHWLNHSKEHCLVGIKGDPLVNRNIDTDVIVAEVRETSRKPDEMYPLLERISPRTRKLELFARMHNTHAGWMSLGNQLEGVRLVDEGLRARFKAAYPDVVVQPASPPRASAMEIDSTAAQFAELPAAEATFASEEKPMAIDGNMPS; encoded by the exons ATGGAGATCCAATCCGACGGAATCAATAACAACGATGACGAAACTTCGTTAGCCACCATCAAACGCCTCCGTTCACAGCTTGAATCCCGCATTGAAACTCAACACACCGCCCAACTTGACCTCTTAGCCTCTCTCCAATCCATAGTCCCTAATATCGTCTCCTCCCTCGACCTTTCTCTCCAAATCGTCTCTTCCTTCAACCAAAAACCCTTTACCCCAACTCCTCCTCTCCCTGCCCCAACGAAGAAAACCATCGAAATACCTAACCCAGTCAAAACCTCCTCTAGTTCTGGGGCAAATGCTAAACCCTCAATTTCTAAGGTTGAGGATGCGAAATCGGCGAAATCGAATGAGAATGATAAGTTCAGCGTTGATGATAGTGGGAGTCCGTTATCGGTGGTTAGGGTTATGGTAGCGGAATGTTTGTTGCAGAGGGTGCCTTTTGATCCAATTGATTCATCGACTGTGTTGAGGAAGTTGGAGAATGATCAGAATTCGACAGCTGCGGAGAAGGCGGCGCTGCGGGAGGTCGGTGGGGAATCTGGCGCGATTCTGGCTGTTGAAATGGCTTTAAGGTCAATGGCGGAGGAGAACCGTGGGATTGAGCTTGAGGAATTTGTGGTTAGTGGTAAGTCTAGGGTTATGGTGTTGAATATAGATCGCAATAGATTAGTTAGAGAATTGCCTGAAAGCGCGAAGTTAGAATCTTTGAGTTCTAGTGATTTGAATCCTAATCAGAGCCAGAGTAATAGCGGTAATAATGTTGATTTGAATAATAATGGAGGATTTGGGATGGGAGGGCCTGTGATGCATAGACCAATGCCCGGAGATATGTGGATGGGCGGCAGTGGTGGTGGTGATATGTGGAATGGACCACCCCGGGGAGGTATGGGGCCTAGAGGGATGATGTTAGGGCCGAGAGGGATGATGCAGAGACCACCTTTGGGGCCAAATAATGTGCCATTGTCAATGCAGCAGCATCAGAAGCCTAGAACTGAAGAAGATGACTTGAAGGATTTGGAAGCTTTACTGAATAAAAAGTCATTCATGGAAATACAGAAATCAAAGACGGGGGAGGAGCTTTTGGACCTTATCCACCGGCCTACAGCAAAAGAAACTGCTGTGGCTGCTAAG TTCAAAACTAAAGGTGGTTCTCAACTGAAGGAGTATTGTACAGCTCTAACAAAAGAGGATTGCAGGCGTCAATCTGGTTCCTTTATTGCGTGTGAGAAG GTTCATTTTCGGCGAATTATTGCTCCTCATACTGATGTTAGTCAAGGGGACTGTTCTTTTCTAGACACATGTCGTCACATGAAA ACTTGCAAATATGTTCATTATGAGCTTGACCCAATTCCTGATGTTCCGCCTATGATGATGGGTGGTGTTCTTGCTCCTTCCAAACCCTATAAGCCGATGCGTGCAGAATATTGTTCAGAAGTCGAACTTGGTGAACCACAATTCATCAATTGTGATATTCGTAATTTCAAAATGGAGATTTTAGGGCAATTTGGAGTTATTATGGCTGATCCGCCATGGGACATTCATATGGAATTGCCTTATGGGACAATGGCTGATGATGAAATGCGGAACCTGAATGTTCCTGTCTTACAAACTGACGGTCTAATTTTCCTCTGGGTTACTGGACGTGCAATGGAGCTTGGACGCGAATG TTTGGAACTTTGGGGATACAAGCGTGTTGAGGAGATAATTTGGGTAAAGACTAATCAACTTCAGCGAATCATTAGAACGGGCCGAACAGGACATTGGCTCAATCATAGTAAAGAGCATTGCCTTGTTGGGATAaagggagatccattagttaaTCGGAACATTGATACTGATGTCATTGTTGCTGAGGTTCGAGAGACAAGTCGTAAACCAGATGAG ATGTATCCGTTGCTGGAGAGGATTAGTCCACGGACAAGAAAACTCGAACTTTTTGCTCGTATGCACAATACTCATGCAGG GTGGATGTCCCTCGGTAATCAGTTGGAAGGTGTACGGCTTGTTGATGAAGGCCTTCGGGCGAGATTTAAGGCTGCATACCCGGATGTTGTGGTGCAACCTGCCTCTCCTCCTCGGGCTTCAGCAATGGAAATAGACTCTACTGCAGCACAGTTTGCAGAACTTCCAGCTGCAGAGGCTACCTTTGCTTCGGAAGAGAAGCCAATGGCCATAGACGGCAACATGCCCAGCTGA
- the LOC136210951 gene encoding oligopeptide transporter 7: MEESRFEEIKAPLIPKDEKSEDPNDVASPSSPSPSPSSSSSEITNQKQQISSEEENSPIKQVALTVSTSDDPTLPVLTFRMWFLGTFSCILLSFLNQFFWYRTEPLSITSISAQIAVVPLGQLMAAKITDRVFFRGTKWEFTLNPGPFNVKEHVLITIFANSGAGSVYAIHVVTVVKRFYKQHITFFVSLIVILTTQILGFGWAAIFRKYLVEPAAMWWPANLVQVSLFRALHEKEERPKGGVTRIQFFLIAFTCSFTYYLFPGYLFQMLTSLSWICWIFPQSILAQQLGSGLYGLGIGAIGIDWSTISSYLGSPLASPWFATANVAAGFVFVMYVLTPICYWFNLYNAKNFPIFSDDLFTKDGQVYNISAIIDDNFHLDYDAYEKEGPLYLSTFFAVTYGVGFAALTATIAHVALFHGREIWEQSKASFQDRKMDIHTKLMRRYKQVPEWWFICILIGNIAATIFACEYYNEQLQLPWWGVLLACGIAIVFTLPIGIITAITNQTPGLNIITEYVIGYIYPGYPVANMCFKVYGYISMTQAITFLQDFKLGHYMKIPPRTMFMAQIVGTIIACFTYLITAWWLMETIPDICDTTASNSVWTCPSDTVFYDASVIWGLIGPRRIFGDLGTYEAINWFFLAGAIAPVLVWSAAKAFPTQEWIRLINMPVLIGATGMMPPATAVNYTSWVVLGFISGFVVYRYRPDLWQRYNYVLSGSLDAGLAFMGVVIYLCLGIENVSVNWWGNDLDGCPLATCPTAAGVVVQGCPVFS, encoded by the exons ATGGAAGAATCAAGATTTGAGGAGATTAAAGCCCCTCTAA TACCCAAAGATGAAAAATCCGAAGACCCAAACGACGTCGCATCACCTTcatctccatctccatctccatcatcttcttcctcagaaATCACAAACCAGAAGCAACAAATCTCATCGGAAGAAGAAAATTCACCGATAAAACAAGTAGCATTAACAGTATCAACATCAGACGATCCAACATTACCGGTTCTAACATTCAGAATGTGGTTTTTAGGCACATTTTCATGCATTCTCCTCTCATTTCTGAACCAGTTCTTCTGGTACAGAACAGAGCCACTTTCAATCACATCAATTTCAGCTCAGATCGCTGTGGTTCCTCTTGGGCAATTAATGGCTGCCAAGATTACAGATAGGGTTTTCTTCAGAGGGACAAAATGGGAATTTACGTTGAATCCAGGACCTTTTAATGTGAAAGAACATGTTCTTATTACGATATTTGCTAATTCTGGAGCTGGAAGTGTTTATGCGATTCATGTTGTTACTGTTGTTAAGAGGTTCTATAAACAGCATATcactttctttgtttctttgATTGTCATCCTCACTACCCAG ATATTAGGATTTGGATGGGCAGCGATATTCAGGAAGTATTTAGTGGAACCAGCAGCCATGTGGTGGCCAGCAAATCTTGTTCAAGTTTCTTTGTTTAG GGCATTAcatgagaaagaagaaagaccAAAAGGAGGAGTAACTCGGATACAATTCTTCCTAATAGCCTTCACTTGCAGCTTCACATACTACCTATTCCCAGGCTACCTTTTCCAAATGCTAACCTCTCTATCATGGATTTGCTGGATTTTCCCCCAATCTATCCTAGCCCAGCAACTTGGCTCAGGCCTATATGGCCTAGGAATTGGTGCAATTGGCATAGATTGGTCCACAATTTCTTCCTATCTCGGCAGTCCACTGGCTAGCCCATGGTTTGCCACAGCCAATGTGGCTGCTGGGTTTGTTTTTGTGATGTATGTTTTGACACCAATTTGCTATTGGTTTAATCTCTATAATGCCAAAAACTTCCCTATATTTTCAGATGATTTGTTTACAAAAGATGGGCAAGTGTATAATATTTCAGCCATCATTGATGATAATTTTCACCTTGATTATGATGCTTATGAGAAGGAAGGTCCTCTTTATCTTAGCACTTTCTTTGCTGTTACTTATGGTGTTGGTTTTGCTGCTCTTACTGCTACAATTGCTCATGTTGCTCTCTTTCATGGAAG GGAAATATGGGAGCAAAGTAAGGCAAGtttccaagatagaaaaatggaTATACACACAAAATTAATGAGGAGATACAAGCAAGTTCCAGAATGGTGGTTTATATGTATTCTTATTGGTAATATTGCAGCTACAATTTTTGCTTGTGAATATTACAATGAACAACTTCAATTGCCTTGGTGGGGTGTTTTACTTGCTTGTGGAATTGCCATTGTTTTCACTCTCCCTATTGGCATCATTACTGCTATCACTAATCAG ACACCAGGATTGAACATCATAACAGAGTATGTAATTGGGTATATATACCCAGGATATCCAGTAGCCAATATGTGCTTCAAAGTGTATGGTTACATAAGCATGACACAAGCCATAACTTTCTTACAAGACTTCAAACTTGGTCATTACATGAAGATTCCTCCTAGAACTATGTTCATGGCACAG ATTGTTGGAACAATTATTGCTTGTTTCACCTATCTAATCACAGCATGGTGGCTAATGGAAACAATCCCAGACATATGTGACACAACAGCATCAAACAGTGTCTGGACATGTCCAAGCGACACCGTATTTTACGACGCCTCAGTCATCTGGGGACTAATCGGACCAAGGCGAATTTTCGGGGACTTAGGAACCTACGAGGCGATCAATTGGTTCTTCCTAGCCGGCGCAATCGCACCGGTTCTCGTATGGTCAGCAGCCAAGGCCTTTCCAACACAAGAATGGATTAGGCTAATCAATATGCCAGTCCTAATTGGTGCCACAGGCATGATGCCACCAGCCACAGCAGTGAATTACACAAGTTGGGTGGTTTTGGGGTTTATTTCAGGGTTTGTGGTTTATAGATATAGGCCTGATTTATGGCAAAGATATAATTATGTGCTTTCTGGATCATTAGATGCTGGCCTTGCATTTATGGGTGTTGTGATTTATTTGTGTTTAGGGATTGAAAATGTTAGTGTTAATTGGTGGGGTAATGATCTTGATGGTTGCCCTTTAGCTACTTGTCCTACTGCTGCTGGGGTTGTTGTTCAAGGGTGTCCCGTTTTTAGTTAA